Proteins encoded within one genomic window of bacterium:
- a CDS encoding sigma-54-dependent Fis family transcriptional regulator, with product MTSEVKPQGQILVVDDEPGMRRMISRALSREGYRTATASGAEEALALMQGTVFDLVVSDIVMEPVGGLALLDSIREKAPLLPVIMVTAYGTVESAVEAMKRGAFDYLTKPFSVDELSLVVGKALERVRLLDERAYLREEMSRHYDFQGIIGTSPSMARVFAVASSVSRTSANVLVSGESGTGKELLARSIHFNGPRKNFPFVVLNCGALPEGVLESELFGHEKGAFTGAIRQRKGRFELAHEGTLFIDEVGELSLSSQVRLLRVLQEKEFERVGGDETIHVDVRIIAATNKVLRDEVEKGNFREDLFYRLNVVDIPMPPLRERREDVEPLALFFLKRYVRETGKPVASISPFALEILRRYSWPGNVRELENAIERAVVLCQGDTLMPGDLPMGLGGERRSSLELPGEAMNLTDMLDDLERQIIVRTLENASGSQTKAAKALGIARTTLRYKMEKHGLVGVED from the coding sequence ATGACCAGCGAAGTCAAACCGCAGGGACAGATTCTCGTCGTAGACGACGAGCCGGGGATGCGCCGCATGATCTCAAGGGCGCTCTCGCGGGAGGGATACCGGACGGCCACCGCCTCCGGGGCGGAGGAAGCCCTGGCCCTCATGCAGGGGACTGTCTTCGACCTTGTCGTCAGCGACATAGTGATGGAGCCTGTCGGCGGCCTCGCCCTCCTCGATTCGATACGGGAAAAGGCCCCGCTCCTCCCCGTGATAATGGTCACGGCCTACGGGACGGTGGAGAGCGCGGTGGAGGCGATGAAGCGTGGCGCTTTCGACTACCTCACGAAGCCCTTTTCCGTGGACGAGCTTTCGCTGGTGGTGGGAAAGGCGCTGGAGAGGGTCCGCCTTCTGGACGAGCGCGCCTACCTGCGCGAGGAGATGAGCAGGCACTATGATTTTCAGGGGATCATCGGAACCTCCCCCTCGATGGCCCGCGTCTTCGCGGTGGCCTCCTCGGTGAGCAGGACGAGCGCCAACGTGCTTGTCTCCGGCGAATCGGGCACAGGCAAGGAGCTTCTGGCCCGCTCGATCCACTTCAACGGCCCGAGAAAAAACTTTCCCTTCGTTGTCCTCAACTGCGGAGCCCTCCCCGAGGGGGTTCTGGAGAGCGAGCTTTTCGGCCACGAGAAGGGCGCTTTCACCGGCGCAATCCGCCAGCGCAAGGGGCGCTTCGAGCTTGCCCACGAGGGGACTCTCTTTATCGACGAGGTCGGGGAGCTCTCCCTCTCAAGCCAGGTGCGGCTCCTTCGGGTGCTTCAGGAAAAGGAGTTCGAGCGCGTGGGGGGCGACGAGACCATACACGTGGACGTGCGCATCATCGCCGCGACCAACAAGGTCCTCCGGGACGAAGTGGAGAAGGGGAACTTCCGCGAAGACCTCTTCTACCGGCTCAACGTCGTGGATATACCGATGCCCCCGCTACGCGAGAGGCGCGAGGACGTGGAGCCGCTGGCGCTTTTCTTCCTCAAGCGCTACGTGCGGGAGACGGGAAAGCCCGTCGCCTCGATCTCTCCCTTCGCCCTCGAGATACTCAGGCGCTACTCCTGGCCGGGCAACGTGCGCGAGCTGGAAAACGCCATCGAACGCGCGGTCGTCCTCTGCCAGGGCGACACCCTCATGCCCGGCGACCTCCCGATGGGGCTGGGCGGAGAGCGGCGCTCCTCCCTGGAGCTTCCCGGCGAGGCGATGAATCTCACCGACATGCTCGACGACCTCGAAAGACAGATTATAGTCCGCACCCTCGAAAACGCCTCCGGCTCGCAGACAAAGGCGGCGAAGGCGCTGGGCATAGCCCGCACCACCCTGCGCTACAAGATGGAGAAACACGGTCTGGTCGGGGTGGAAGATTGA